One region of Populus trichocarpa isolate Nisqually-1 chromosome 4, P.trichocarpa_v4.1, whole genome shotgun sequence genomic DNA includes:
- the LOC18097537 gene encoding UDP-glycosyltransferase 88A1 has product MEEAIVLYPSPPIGHLISMVELGKLLLTQKPSLSIHILITSVPYDSGSTAPYIANVAATIPSIKFHHLPTVTLPSTKTTHHEELTFEVLRLSNPHVREQLLSISKNYTIHGLVVDAFCCAALSVAKELNIPGYHFSSSGAGVLALFLYFPTIHNTTTKSLKDLKSLLHIPGVPPIPSSDMPIPVLDRDDKSYENFLDSSSSFPESAGIVVNTFASLEARAVKTLSEGLCVPNNRTPPIYCIGPLIATEGPKDDAGTRNGTTLECLTWLDSQPVGSVVFLCFGSLGLFSKEQLREIAFGLERSRHRFLWVVRNPPSDKKSVALSARPNIDLDSLLPEGFLDRTKERGLVLKSWAPQVAVLNHPSVGGFVSHCGWNSVLEAVCAGVPLVAWPLYAEQRLNRIFLVEEMKLALPMNESDNGFVSSAEVEERVLGLMESEEGKLIRERAIAMKIAAQAALKEGGSSRVALSQLVESYKEITTTPSHAR; this is encoded by the coding sequence ATGGAGGAGGCCATAGTTCTGTACCCATCACCACCTATTGGCCATTTGATATCTATGGTGGAGCTAGGGAAACTCTTATTGACCCAAAAACCTTCCCTTTCTATTCACATACTCATCACTTCTGTGCCCTATGATTCTGGCTCTACTGCCCCTTACATTGCCAACGTTGCTGCCACCATTCCCTCGATCAAATTCCACCATCTTCCTACTGTAACCCTCCCTTCTACAAAAACCACCCATCATGAAGAACTCACTTTTGAGGTCCTTCGCCTCAGCAATCCTCACGTTCGTGAACAACTATTGTCCATTTCAAAAAACTACACCATTCATGGACTTGTTGTGGACGCCTTTTGCTGTGCTGCTCTCTCTGTTGCCAAGGAACTCAATATCCCTGGCTACCACTTCTCCTCTTCTGGTGCTGGTGTTCTCGctcttttcctttatttccCAACCATTCATAACACCACCACAAAAAGTCTTAAAGATCTAAAGTCCCTTCTTCATATTCCCGGTGTTCCACCAATTCCATCGTCTGACATGCCAATACCGGTACTTGATCGCGACGATAAGTCCTATGAGAACTTTTTAGATTCCTCAAGCAGCTTTCCCGAATCAGCAGGTATTGTTGTAAACACTTTTGCATCACTTGAAGCCAGAGCTGTGAAAACATTATCAGAGGGATTATGTGTACCCAATAACCGCACACCGCCAATTTACTGTATCGGACCATTGATAGCCACTGAAGGTCCTAAAGATGATGCAGGCACTCGCAATGGTACTACGCTGGAGTGTCTAACATGGCTGGACTCGCAACCAGTTGGAAGTgttgtttttctatgttttgGTAGTTTGGGGCTGTTCTCCAAGGAACAGTTAAGAGAAATAGCTTTCGGGTTGGAGAGAAGTAGGCACAGGTTCTTGTGGGTGGTTCGGAATCCACCATCTGATAAGAAAAGCGTGGCACTCTCGGCACGTCCAAACATTGATTTAGACTCATTGCTCCCTGAAGGTTTCTTGGATCGAACCAAGGAGAGGGGACTCGTGCTGAAGTCGTGGGCTCCGCAAGTAGCAGTGCTGAACCATCCATCGGTAGGCGGGTTCGTAAGTCATTGTGGATGGAACTCGGTGCTGGAAGCAGTTTGCGCTGGTGTGCCATTGGTGGCTTGGCCACTATACGCAGAGCAGAGGCTCAATAGGATCTTCTTGGTGGAGGAAATGAAACTTGCATTGCCGATGAATGAATCTGACAACGGATTTGTGAGTTCGGCCGAGGTGGAGGAGCGAGTTCTTGGGTTGATGGAGTCGGAGGAAGGTAAGTTGATTAGGGAGAGAGCCATAGCCATGAAAATTGCAGCACAGGCCGCATTGAAAGAGGGTGGTTCTTCTCGGGTGGCTTTGTCTCAACTTGTTGAGTCATATAAGGAAATAACCACAACTCCCTCTCATGCGCGGTAG